Genomic segment of Pararhodobacter zhoushanensis:
CGTCAAGGCGCTCGGCCCCGCCGGGCGTGCGCAGGCGCAGGTTCTGCACGTTGAAGCTCAGAACCCGCATGAGCGTTCAGCGGAACTTGGCCGCAAGGTTGCGCAGCCCCTGCGCCAACAGCACCACATCGATGCCGACAGCGGCAAAATTCGCCCCCTGCGCCATCCAGTCGCGCACCTGCGCCTCATTGCCCGACAGGATGCCCGCCGCCTTGCCCGCCGCGCGGATACGCGCCAAGGCGTCCTTGATCGCCGCCAGAACCTCGGGCGCATCCAGCTGCCCCGGAAAACCCATATCCGCCGACAGATCCGCCGGACCGATGAACACCCCGTCCACCCCCTCGACCGCCAGAATAGCGTCCAGCGCCTCCAGCCCGGCGACCGTCTCGACCTGCACCAGCAGACAGGCCTCGGCATTCGCCTTGGTCGCGTAGCCGGCAATGCCCCCAAACCGCGAGGCCCGCGCCAGCGCCGCCCCCATGCCGCGCATCCCCTCGGGCGGATAGCGCATCGCCCGCGCCAGCTCGGCCGCCTGCGCGCCACTCTCGACCATCGGGATCAGCAGCGTCTGCGCGCCGATATCCATCGCCTGCTTGATCAGCCAGGTCTCGCCCATCGGCAAGCGCACCACCGGGTGCGAGTCCGACCGCCCCAGCGCCGCGATCTGCGCCGAGATCGAGCGGATGTCATTGGGCGCATGCTCCCCGTCGATCAGCAGCCAGTCAAACCCCGCCTCCCCGGCAATCTCCGCCGCATAGGCATCCGCCAGACCGACCCAGCAGCCGATCTGCGTCTGCCCCGCCGCCAGCGCCGCCTTGAACCTGTTCGTCTCCATCGCGTGTCCCTTCCTCATCTGTCCAAAAATATCCCGGGGGTAGGCCGCAAGGCCGTAGGGGGCAGCGCCCCCTGCGCGGCGCGAGGGGCTCGATGCCCCCGAGCGCCGCCCTACCCGGCCAGCTCTTTGAGCACATCCCCGGCCAGCACCACATCCGCCTCGGTGCAGGCAAAACTCCCTACCGTGAAGCGCACCACGATCCGCCCCGCGGTCTTTCCCTGCGTCACATAGATCCGCCCGTCGTCATTGATCCGGTTGACGAAATCGATCATCGCCGCATCATCCGCCCCCTTCAGCGCGAAGGTGAACAGCGACAGCACCGGCTCGGTTACGATCTCGAACCGCGCATCGCCGCGCAGCACCTCGGCCAGCGCCTGCGACCAGGCCACATGACCGCGCAGCACCGCGCGCAGCCCCTCCAGCCCATAGGCTTTAAGCACGAACCACAGTTTGAGCGCCCGGAACCGCCGCCCCAAGGGCACCGACCATTCCGAGTAATTGACGAACCCGTCCTTGCCATGGGTCTTCAGATACTCGGGCTGGATCGCCAGCGTTTTCACCAAGGGTTCGGGGTCGCGCAGGTAATGGGCCGAGAAGTCGAACTGCACCCCCATCCATTTATGCGGGTTCAGCACCACCGAATCCGCCAGTTCCACGCCTTCCCACAGCGTGCGGAACTCGGGGCAGATCATCGCCGCGCCCGCCCAGGCTGCGTCGACATGGCTATACAGCCCCTCGTCACGCGCCACGGCCAAGACCGCGCGCAGATCGTCGCAGGCCCCGGTCCCGGTGCCCCCGGTACAGGCCACCACGCCCGCAGTCAGATAGCCCGCCGCGCGGTCCGCCGCGATGGCCGCTTTCAGCGCAACGGGGTCCATCGCCCGCAACGGCCCCTGCGTCGGAATGCGAACCAGATTCTCGGCCCCGATCCCGGCGACCCAGATCGCCCGGTCGACCGAGGTATGCACCTCATTCGAGGCATAGACCCGCACCCGCGCCTGCCCCGGCAGCCCCTCGCGGTTG
This window contains:
- a CDS encoding HpcH/HpaI aldolase/citrate lyase family protein, with product METNRFKAALAAGQTQIGCWVGLADAYAAEIAGEAGFDWLLIDGEHAPNDIRSISAQIAALGRSDSHPVVRLPMGETWLIKQAMDIGAQTLLIPMVESGAQAAELARAMRYPPEGMRGMGAALARASRFGGIAGYATKANAEACLLVQVETVAGLEALDAILAVEGVDGVFIGPADLSADMGFPGQLDAPEVLAAIKDALARIRAAGKAAGILSGNEAQVRDWMAQGANFAAVGIDVVLLAQGLRNLAAKFR